In the genome of Desulfuromonas sp. DDH964, one region contains:
- a CDS encoding CBS domain-containing protein, with protein MDVITTHINADFDCLGAMIAARRLYPDAELVFAGAQEKSLREFFLRSTVYAYGFKRIRDIDLDAIERLVLVDVRQSDRIGPFGAVAKRAGVALHIFDHHPSGQADLVGAVEVIEPVGATVTLFCELFRERGIEPTPDEATLMMLGLYEDTGSLRFNSTTVRDLQAAAFLLEHGANLNTVSDFLTQELTAEQVALLHELIESRTVLNVNGIDISIAQASTDRFVGDLAVLAHKLKDMENLDALLVAVRMGERVFLVGRSRIPEVNVGEILAEFGGGGHAYAASGTVKDLTLLQVVERLPQLLQGQVNPHWEARHLMSHPVKSVPVTANIDQVRELLTRYNLNAVPVLEGERVAGLVTRQVMDKAVHHGLGRASVVDYMSTEFVTVPPDASLESLRELIVDRNQRFVPVLDGDRLAGAITRTDLLRHLASKGRLSARSGRPGGDAGHGLKRRQVLRLLREQLPTRVQELLPELGRAADELGVNVFAVGGFVRDLLLRQENLDIDIVVEGDGIAFAQTFARRHGCRVRSHQKFATAVIAFADGFKIDVASARMEYYLEPGALPNVEHASIRLDLARRDFTINTLALALNGDSFGELLDFFQAQRDLREKAIRVLHNLSFVEDPTRVFRAIRFEQRLGFHLGQHTEHLLVSAVRTGFLDKVGGSRVFNELVIILREADPLPAVLRLDALGLLKALQPRLAVGERLRELFTETRRVLNWFDLLFTGEAASRWQVYFLGLSNDLDEPSLDALCRRLAIPEKYRPLFCQQRQEGLLVLRQLERRRGKRAPRASEICRLLQPLAIEMVLFLLAATSREEVRRLLSLYVTHQRGQRPELTGADLAALGLAPGPVYREIFECLLAARLDGQIASREEELELVRRRFLAGEKKGAGRET; from the coding sequence ATGGATGTCATCACCACCCACATCAATGCCGACTTCGACTGCCTCGGTGCGATGATCGCGGCGCGCCGGCTCTACCCCGATGCCGAACTGGTCTTCGCCGGCGCCCAGGAGAAGAGCCTGCGCGAGTTCTTCCTGCGCAGCACCGTCTACGCCTATGGCTTCAAGCGCATCCGCGACATCGACCTCGATGCCATCGAGCGCCTGGTCCTGGTCGATGTCCGACAATCCGACCGCATCGGTCCCTTCGGCGCCGTCGCCAAACGCGCCGGAGTAGCGCTGCACATCTTCGACCATCATCCGTCCGGGCAGGCCGATCTCGTTGGCGCCGTCGAGGTGATCGAACCGGTCGGTGCCACCGTCACCCTCTTCTGCGAACTCTTCCGCGAGCGGGGGATCGAGCCGACCCCTGACGAAGCGACGCTGATGATGCTCGGGCTCTATGAGGATACCGGCAGTCTGCGCTTCAATTCCACCACCGTTCGCGACCTGCAGGCGGCAGCCTTTCTCCTGGAACATGGCGCCAACCTCAATACCGTTTCCGATTTTCTCACCCAGGAACTGACCGCCGAACAGGTCGCCCTTCTCCATGAACTGATCGAGTCGCGTACCGTCCTCAACGTCAACGGCATCGACATCTCCATCGCCCAGGCTTCGACCGACCGTTTTGTCGGCGATCTCGCGGTCCTCGCCCACAAGCTCAAGGACATGGAGAACCTCGATGCCCTGCTGGTTGCAGTGCGCATGGGGGAGCGGGTCTTCCTGGTCGGTCGCTCGCGCATCCCGGAGGTGAATGTCGGCGAAATCCTCGCTGAGTTCGGTGGCGGCGGGCACGCCTATGCCGCCTCGGGAACGGTCAAGGATCTCACGCTGCTGCAGGTGGTCGAGCGTCTGCCGCAACTGCTGCAGGGGCAGGTCAACCCCCACTGGGAAGCCCGCCACCTGATGTCGCACCCGGTCAAGAGTGTTCCGGTTACCGCCAACATCGACCAGGTCCGGGAACTCTTGACCCGCTACAACCTCAACGCCGTGCCGGTGCTGGAAGGGGAGCGGGTCGCCGGCCTGGTGACCCGGCAGGTGATGGACAAGGCGGTCCATCATGGCCTCGGCCGCGCCTCGGTGGTCGACTACATGAGCACCGAATTCGTCACCGTCCCCCCCGATGCCTCGCTGGAGAGCCTGCGGGAACTGATCGTCGATCGCAACCAGCGCTTCGTCCCGGTCCTCGACGGCGACCGTCTCGCCGGAGCCATCACCCGCACCGACCTGCTGCGCCACCTTGCCTCGAAAGGGCGTCTCTCCGCCCGCTCCGGGAGACCGGGCGGTGATGCCGGCCACGGTCTCAAGCGCCGCCAGGTGCTGCGCCTGCTGCGCGAACAACTCCCCACACGGGTGCAGGAGCTGCTGCCCGAGCTCGGCCGGGCCGCCGATGAGCTCGGGGTCAATGTCTTTGCGGTCGGCGGCTTTGTACGCGACCTGCTGCTGCGCCAGGAAAATCTCGATATCGATATCGTCGTCGAGGGGGACGGCATCGCCTTTGCCCAGACCTTCGCCCGCCGCCACGGCTGCCGGGTGCGGTCGCACCAGAAGTTCGCTACCGCCGTCATCGCCTTTGCCGATGGTTTCAAAATCGACGTCGCTTCGGCGCGCATGGAGTATTATCTCGAACCCGGTGCCCTGCCGAATGTCGAACACGCCTCGATTCGCCTCGATCTGGCGCGCCGCGATTTTACCATCAATACCCTGGCGCTGGCGCTGAACGGCGACAGCTTCGGCGAACTGCTCGATTTTTTTCAGGCCCAGCGCGATCTGCGGGAAAAGGCGATCCGCGTCCTGCATAACCTCAGTTTCGTCGAGGATCCGACCCGGGTCTTTCGGGCCATTCGTTTCGAGCAGCGCCTCGGCTTCCACCTTGGCCAGCATACCGAGCACCTGCTGGTGAGTGCGGTGCGCACCGGCTTTCTCGACAAGGTCGGCGGCAGCCGGGTCTTCAACGAGCTGGTGATTATCCTGCGCGAAGCCGACCCCCTGCCGGCGGTGCTCCGCCTCGATGCCCTCGGCCTGCTCAAGGCGCTCCAGCCCAGGCTGGCCGTCGGCGAGCGCCTGCGCGAACTCTTCACCGAGACCCGCCGTGTGCTGAACTGGTTCGACCTCCTCTTCACCGGGGAGGCAGCGAGCCGCTGGCAGGTCTATTTCCTCGGCCTGAGCAACGATCTTGACGAACCGTCCCTGGACGCCCTCTGCCGGCGCCTTGCCATTCCTGAAAAATACCGGCCTCTCTTCTGCCAGCAGCGCCAGGAGGGGTTGCTGGTGCTGCGCCAGCTCGAACGGCGCCGGGGCAAGCGGGCCCCGCGGGCGAGCGAGATCTGCCGGCTGCTGCAACCGCTGGCGATCGAGATGGTTCTCTTCCTGCTCGCCGCCACCAGCCGGGAAGAGGTACGACGGCTCCTCTCCCTCTATGTCACCCATCAGCGCGGGCAGCGCCCGGAACTGACCGGCGCGGACCTCGCCGCCCTCGGCCTGGCGCCGGGCCCGGTCTACCGCGAGATTTTCGAATGCCTGCTCGCGGCCCGGCTCGACGGCCAGATCGCCAGTCGTGAGGAGGAGCTGGAACTGGTCCGCCGCCGCTTCCTTGCGGGAGAAAAAAAGGGTGCGGGGCGAGAGACGTGA
- the purM gene encoding phosphoribosylformylglycinamidine cyclo-ligase, with the protein MGTDSKVTYKDAGVDIDAGNRFVQLIKPLVKATSRPEVLTDIGGFGGLFSLNAGKYEKPTLVASTDGVGTKLKIAFLADKHDTIGIDLVAMCVNDIVVQGAEPLFFLDYLATGKLAPEKAVEIVRGISEGCVQAGCALIGGETAEMPGMYGDGEYDLAGFTVGVVDNTRIIDGSSITVGDRVIGIASSGLHSNGFSLARKVFLDILQLPLDATPAGLERPLGEELLTPTRIYVKAILNLLRDFQIKGMAHITGGGILENVPRVLPRHCKAVIAKESWPKPAIFELLRTGGNIEEAEMYRTFNYGIGMVLVVPEREVDDIMTRLVGLKETAFLIGEIAKCGDDEDQVELT; encoded by the coding sequence TTGGGCACAGACAGCAAGGTAACCTATAAGGATGCCGGCGTCGATATCGATGCCGGCAATCGTTTTGTCCAGCTGATCAAGCCGCTGGTGAAAGCCACCTCCCGCCCGGAAGTCCTCACCGACATCGGCGGCTTCGGCGGTCTCTTCTCCCTCAACGCCGGCAAATACGAGAAGCCGACCCTGGTCGCCTCCACCGACGGCGTCGGCACCAAGCTCAAGATTGCCTTCCTAGCGGACAAGCACGACACGATCGGCATCGACCTGGTGGCGATGTGCGTCAACGATATCGTCGTCCAGGGCGCCGAGCCCCTCTTCTTTCTCGACTACCTGGCGACCGGCAAGCTCGCACCGGAGAAGGCGGTGGAGATCGTCCGGGGGATTTCCGAGGGGTGCGTCCAGGCCGGCTGCGCCCTGATCGGCGGCGAGACCGCGGAGATGCCCGGCATGTACGGCGACGGCGAATACGACCTCGCCGGCTTCACCGTCGGCGTGGTCGACAACACCAGGATCATCGATGGCTCGTCAATCACCGTCGGCGACCGGGTAATCGGCATCGCCTCGAGCGGCCTCCATTCCAACGGCTTCTCGCTCGCCCGCAAAGTCTTCCTCGACATCCTGCAGCTCCCCCTCGATGCCACCCCCGCAGGGCTGGAGCGCCCCCTTGGCGAAGAGTTGCTGACCCCGACCCGGATTTACGTCAAGGCGATTCTCAACCTGCTGCGCGACTTCCAGATCAAGGGGATGGCCCATATCACCGGCGGCGGCATCCTCGAAAATGTCCCCCGCGTCCTTCCCAGGCACTGCAAGGCGGTCATTGCCAAGGAGAGCTGGCCGAAGCCGGCAATCTTCGAGCTGCTGCGAACCGGGGGCAATATCGAGGAAGCCGAGATGTACCGCACCTTCAACTACGGAATCGGCATGGTCCTGGTTGTCCCGGAGCGGGAAGTGGACGATATCATGACGCGGCTCGTCGGACTGAAGGAGACCGCTTTCCTGATCGGCGAAATCGCCAAGTGCGGCGATGACGAAGATCAGGTCGAGTTGACCTAG
- a CDS encoding site-2 protease family protein, whose amino-acid sequence MEHILAKISIMLVPALLAVTLHEVAHGFIADKLGDPTARLLGRLTLNPMRHLDPIGTLALLIFGFGWARPVPVNFLNLQRPRRDMILVSLAGPGTNFVLALASALLLRSLAWLAGSGVADGSPLGAAVEPLRLMAGFSLYINIILGVFNLLPIPPLDGGRVMTGLLPKRQAELLARLEPFGFVIIIFLVFFTSLWRVVLGPVVYHLVALLAGPQAAIVQRAMQFLFGH is encoded by the coding sequence TTGGAACATATCCTCGCCAAGATTTCCATCATGCTGGTTCCGGCACTCCTCGCCGTGACCCTGCACGAAGTCGCCCATGGCTTCATTGCCGATAAACTCGGTGACCCGACTGCCCGCCTTCTGGGGCGACTCACTCTCAACCCCATGCGTCATCTCGATCCGATCGGGACGCTGGCGCTGCTGATCTTCGGGTTCGGCTGGGCGCGACCGGTGCCGGTCAATTTCCTCAACCTGCAGCGGCCGCGCCGGGACATGATCCTGGTCTCGCTGGCCGGCCCGGGGACCAACTTCGTCCTTGCGCTGGCGTCGGCACTCCTGCTGCGCAGTCTCGCCTGGCTGGCCGGCAGCGGCGTGGCCGATGGCTCCCCTTTGGGGGCCGCCGTCGAACCGCTGCGACTGATGGCTGGATTCAGCCTCTACATCAATATCATCCTCGGGGTTTTCAACCTGCTGCCGATCCCTCCCCTCGACGGCGGGCGGGTCATGACCGGACTGCTGCCCAAGCGGCAGGCCGAGCTGCTGGCACGGCTCGAACCCTTCGGCTTTGTCATTATCATCTTCCTGGTCTTTTTCACCAGCCTCTGGCGCGTTGTTCTGGGGCCGGTGGTCTATCATCTGGTCGCTCTGCTCGCCGGACCGCAGGCGGCCATCGTCCAGCGCGCCATGCAGTTCCTCTTCGGTCACTAG
- a CDS encoding DUF523 domain-containing protein — translation MSQPILVSACLLGLDTRYDGSTRRNERVIAWLATQDLVPVPVCPEQLGGLPTPRPPCQFESGDGHDILDGRGRLLTTDQRDVSAAFRQGARETLKAFRACGCQSALLKERSPSCGRHQVHRAGRVVAGQGVACALLLRAGIAVISEEDLSA, via the coding sequence ATGTCTCAGCCGATCCTCGTCAGCGCCTGCCTGCTTGGGCTCGACACCCGCTACGACGGTTCCACCCGGCGCAACGAGCGGGTCATCGCCTGGCTGGCGACGCAGGACCTGGTCCCGGTCCCGGTCTGTCCGGAACAACTGGGCGGATTGCCGACACCGCGACCACCGTGCCAGTTCGAGAGCGGTGATGGCCATGACATTCTCGACGGCCGGGGACGCCTGCTGACAACCGACCAGCGGGACGTCAGTGCAGCGTTTCGTCAGGGCGCCCGGGAAACCCTCAAGGCCTTCCGCGCCTGCGGTTGTCAATCCGCCCTGCTCAAGGAGCGGAGTCCCTCCTGCGGCCGCCACCAGGTTCACCGTGCCGGCCGGGTGGTTGCCGGGCAGGGGGTCGCCTGCGCCCTGCTGCTGCGCGCAGGGATCGCCGTCATCAGCGAAGAGGACCTTTCCGCCTAG
- a CDS encoding segregation and condensation protein A, with product MGYDIHLEKFEGPLDLLLHLIRKNEMDIYDIPIAEITTQYLGILDAMQHLNLDVAGEFLLMAATLLHIKSRLLLPVSEEELSEEEEDDPRAELVRRLLEYQKYKDVAGSLERLPHLGREVFARKFPAAELEEAENTELEAVGLFELVEAFRALLQQAPEPYIHQVEMERLSVSDRINLILTRLDGRESLAFNEIFSTRPERNEVVVSFLAILELVKMRLVRLLQNARFGSIWLYPAVSEEAAPTAAVDEGSLGYL from the coding sequence ATGGGTTACGATATTCATCTGGAAAAGTTCGAGGGGCCCCTCGACCTGCTGCTGCACCTGATCCGGAAAAACGAGATGGATATCTACGATATTCCCATCGCCGAGATTACCACCCAGTATCTCGGAATTCTGGATGCCATGCAGCATCTCAACCTCGATGTCGCCGGAGAGTTTCTGCTGATGGCGGCGACCCTGCTCCACATCAAGTCGCGGCTGCTGCTTCCGGTCAGCGAAGAGGAGCTGAGCGAGGAGGAGGAAGACGACCCCCGGGCGGAACTGGTGCGCCGGCTTCTCGAATACCAGAAATACAAGGATGTCGCCGGTTCCCTCGAACGGCTCCCCCACCTCGGGCGCGAGGTCTTTGCCCGCAAGTTCCCGGCCGCAGAGCTGGAAGAGGCCGAAAATACCGAACTGGAAGCGGTCGGCCTGTTCGAGCTGGTCGAAGCGTTTCGGGCGCTGCTGCAGCAGGCGCCCGAGCCCTACATCCACCAGGTCGAAATGGAACGCCTGTCGGTCAGTGACCGGATCAACCTGATTCTCACCCGGCTCGATGGCAGGGAGAGCCTCGCCTTCAACGAGATCTTCAGCACCCGCCCCGAGCGCAACGAGGTGGTGGTCAGCTTTCTCGCGATCCTCGAACTGGTCAAGATGCGCCTGGTCCGCCTGCTGCAAAATGCCCGTTTCGGCAGCATCTGGCTCTATCCGGCCGTCTCCGAGGAGGCCGCCCCAACTGCCGCTGTGGATGAGGGAAGTCTTGGATATCTCTGA
- a CDS encoding dihydroorotate dehydrogenase: MPATRPSLAVEIAGLKLQNPVMPASGTFGYGEEYAPYLDLNRLGALVTKGLSLNPKAGNPTPRIAETTSGMLNAIGLQNVGVSEFIQGKTPLYRQLTTPVIANFFGNTLEEYGEVARRLADIPEIAAVELNISCPNVKQGGIVFGTEPTAAAQVVTLVRKALQKPLIVKLTPNVTDITVIARAVEEAGADAISCINTLTGMAIDVKSRKAKIANRTGGLSGPAIRPVAVRMTYQVVQAVKIPVIGIGGIMCARDALEFLIVGARAVQVGTANFIDPGVMMTIIDDLEQFLVDEGLTDINQVIGSFTG, from the coding sequence ATGCCCGCCACCCGTCCCAGTCTCGCCGTCGAGATCGCCGGCCTTAAGTTGCAGAATCCGGTGATGCCCGCCTCGGGGACCTTTGGTTACGGCGAGGAGTACGCCCCCTACCTCGACCTCAACCGCCTCGGCGCCCTGGTCACCAAGGGACTTTCCCTCAACCCCAAGGCCGGCAACCCGACTCCGCGCATCGCGGAGACCACCAGCGGCATGCTCAACGCCATCGGTCTGCAGAATGTCGGCGTCAGTGAATTCATCCAGGGCAAGACACCCCTTTACCGGCAGCTGACGACGCCGGTAATCGCCAACTTCTTTGGCAATACGCTGGAGGAGTACGGGGAAGTGGCGCGGCGGCTGGCCGACATTCCCGAGATCGCCGCGGTAGAGCTGAACATCTCCTGCCCCAACGTCAAGCAGGGGGGGATCGTCTTCGGCACCGAGCCGACCGCCGCCGCCCAGGTGGTCACCCTGGTGCGCAAGGCGCTGCAAAAGCCGCTGATCGTCAAGCTGACCCCCAATGTCACCGACATCACCGTTATCGCGCGGGCGGTGGAAGAAGCGGGGGCCGACGCCATCAGCTGCATCAACACCCTTACCGGCATGGCGATCGACGTCAAGAGTCGCAAGGCGAAGATTGCCAACCGCACCGGTGGTCTTTCCGGTCCGGCGATTCGACCGGTGGCGGTGCGCATGACCTACCAGGTGGTGCAGGCGGTGAAGATTCCGGTCATCGGCATCGGCGGCATCATGTGCGCCCGCGACGCCCTCGAATTCCTTATCGTCGGTGCCCGGGCGGTGCAGGTCGGCACCGCCAACTTCATCGACCCCGGGGTGATGATGACGATCATTGACGATCTCGAACAGTTCCTGGTCGATGAGGGGCTGACCGACATCAACCAGGTGATCGGCAGTTTCACCGGCTAA
- the purN gene encoding phosphoribosylglycinamide formyltransferase, which translates to MAGSMRISVLASGGGTNLQALIDHAAAGSLGADIGLVLSNNPQAGALERARKAGIATCCIDHRQFAGREEFDRAVVAALEDAGTGLVVLAGFMRILSPVFIDAFPGRIMNIHPALLPAFPGLHVQRKAIEYGARFAGCTVHFVDGGVDTGPIIIQAVVPVHEDDSEATLAARILEQEHRIYPEAIRLFAAGRLQIDGRKVRISPPAALPSGVLINPPLASAT; encoded by the coding sequence ATGGCCGGGAGCATGCGCATCTCTGTCCTCGCCTCCGGCGGCGGCACCAACCTCCAGGCACTGATCGATCACGCCGCCGCGGGATCGCTGGGGGCCGACATCGGTCTCGTGCTCAGCAACAACCCGCAGGCGGGCGCCCTCGAGCGCGCCCGCAAAGCGGGAATTGCAACCTGCTGCATTGACCATCGCCAGTTCGCCGGCCGCGAGGAATTCGATCGCGCGGTGGTGGCCGCCCTTGAGGATGCGGGAACCGGGCTGGTCGTCCTCGCCGGCTTCATGCGCATCCTCAGCCCCGTCTTCATCGACGCCTTCCCGGGTCGCATCATGAATATCCACCCAGCCCTGCTGCCGGCCTTCCCGGGACTGCACGTGCAACGCAAGGCAATCGAATATGGCGCCCGTTTCGCCGGCTGCACCGTCCATTTCGTCGATGGCGGGGTCGATACCGGCCCGATCATCATCCAGGCCGTTGTCCCGGTGCATGAAGACGACAGCGAGGCGACCCTCGCCGCCCGCATTCTCGAACAGGAACACCGCATCTACCCCGAAGCGATCCGGCTCTTTGCCGCCGGTCGCCTCCAGATCGACGGCAGAAAGGTACGGATTTCTCCACCGGCCGCCCTCCCCTCCGGGGTACTGATCAATCCGCCGCTGGCGTCTGCAACCTAG
- a CDS encoding dihydroorotate dehydrogenase electron transfer subunit has translation MKNYATIILSNQEISPAYFRMRILTPGFAAVAAPGQFVMVRPELGLPTMLRRPFGIFRTGCLPAECEGLPPREYMEILYKVVGEGTRILSELHQGDRVELLGPLGNGFDLGAPGREKLLVGGGIGLVPLFMLGEALLAQGSRVRLLMGGRTRDDILALTEFERSGVETYVSTDDGSFGEAGLVTKVLERKLRKYPDAEVYACGPMPMLRAVADLCASLRADLQVSLEAHMACGVGACLGCVVKGVGHSEATPRYLCTCKAGPVFAAAALDWERATVASDGCGGECK, from the coding sequence ATGAAAAACTACGCAACCATCATTCTCTCCAACCAGGAGATTTCGCCGGCTTACTTCCGGATGCGCATCCTGACGCCCGGGTTCGCCGCGGTGGCGGCGCCGGGACAGTTCGTCATGGTTCGGCCGGAGCTGGGGCTGCCGACCATGCTGCGGCGCCCCTTCGGCATCTTCCGCACCGGCTGCCTGCCGGCGGAGTGTGAGGGGTTGCCGCCGCGGGAATATATGGAGATCCTCTACAAGGTGGTCGGGGAAGGAACCCGCATCCTCAGTGAACTCCACCAGGGGGACCGGGTGGAGCTCCTCGGCCCTCTCGGCAACGGTTTCGACCTCGGCGCCCCCGGCAGGGAGAAGCTTCTGGTCGGCGGCGGCATCGGCCTGGTGCCCCTCTTCATGCTCGGCGAAGCGCTCCTCGCCCAAGGGAGCCGGGTGCGGCTGCTGATGGGGGGGCGCACCCGGGACGACATCCTGGCACTGACCGAATTCGAGCGCTCCGGGGTCGAGACCTACGTCTCCACCGATGACGGCAGTTTCGGCGAAGCGGGACTGGTCACCAAGGTCCTGGAGCGCAAGCTGCGCAAATATCCGGACGCCGAGGTCTATGCCTGCGGTCCAATGCCGATGCTGAGGGCGGTGGCGGATCTCTGTGCCTCCCTGCGGGCCGACCTGCAGGTCTCCCTCGAAGCTCACATGGCCTGCGGCGTTGGGGCCTGTCTCGGTTGCGTCGTCAAGGGGGTCGGTCACAGCGAAGCCACGCCCCGTTATCTCTGTACCTGCAAGGCCGGCCCGGTCTTTGCTGCCGCAGCCCTCGACTGGGAGCGGGCGACGGTTGCCAGCGACGGCTGCGGGGGGGAGTGCAAATGA
- a CDS encoding CDP-alcohol phosphatidyltransferase family protein yields the protein MTSLTPILLEIGLPILAMLIAERFVVGYFLRTPAQIAWVRRHWWLHPNAISRARYPMGIASVLLLHFDYPRACLFFFTFWMITDITDGEIARKCDLHTEKGESIDPLSDKLMYLPMLIYFAWRGWLNPVFLGFFVAFDIIGQASRHFIKIKAANLFGKAKTFLVVVLLIVVGLEWLYGPLPLLGRAIQPLLGMCAFLAFCSTSFKLIPNYWYANILSLMNLACGIAGCWVILRNGPPVYALGLVFLGQFLDLFDGRAAERWGSTPRGEVFDDVADGTSFGLTIGLIATFSFTNFWVGVAIGSFYLVAVVYRLVRFVVEKRKAGIAGGVATFAGLPSPAGALLAGTACVLIGSDLISGAIVLTTALLMVSRIPYAHFGRAILPRIPRVVKVLTLGGFLFLLALGFRHDEYTAPLLIVLCAALVYLASPLFWKPRA from the coding sequence ATGACGTCGCTCACCCCCATCCTGCTGGAAATCGGCCTTCCGATCCTGGCGATGCTGATCGCGGAACGTTTCGTGGTCGGCTATTTCCTGCGCACCCCCGCGCAGATTGCCTGGGTCCGCCGCCACTGGTGGCTGCACCCCAACGCCATCAGCCGCGCCCGCTACCCCATGGGGATCGCCTCGGTCCTGCTGCTCCATTTCGATTATCCCCGCGCCTGCCTCTTCTTTTTCACCTTCTGGATGATCACCGATATCACCGACGGTGAAATCGCCCGCAAATGCGACCTCCACACCGAAAAGGGGGAGTCGATCGACCCCCTTTCCGACAAGCTCATGTACCTGCCGATGCTGATCTATTTTGCCTGGCGCGGCTGGCTCAACCCGGTCTTCCTCGGCTTTTTCGTCGCCTTCGATATCATCGGCCAGGCCTCCCGTCATTTCATCAAGATCAAGGCCGCCAACCTCTTCGGCAAGGCCAAGACCTTCCTGGTGGTGGTGCTGCTGATCGTGGTTGGTCTCGAATGGCTCTACGGTCCGCTCCCCCTGCTCGGCCGCGCGATCCAGCCACTCCTTGGCATGTGCGCCTTTCTCGCCTTCTGCTCGACCTCCTTCAAGCTGATTCCCAACTACTGGTATGCCAACATCCTCAGCCTGATGAACCTCGCCTGCGGGATTGCCGGCTGCTGGGTCATCCTCCGTAACGGCCCCCCCGTTTACGCCTTGGGCCTGGTCTTTCTCGGCCAGTTCCTCGATCTCTTCGACGGCCGGGCCGCGGAACGCTGGGGCTCCACTCCCCGGGGCGAGGTCTTCGACGACGTCGCCGACGGCACCAGTTTCGGCCTGACCATCGGCCTGATCGCCACCTTCTCGTTTACCAACTTCTGGGTCGGAGTGGCGATCGGCAGCTTCTACCTGGTCGCCGTCGTCTACCGCCTGGTCCGTTTCGTCGTCGAAAAACGCAAGGCCGGCATTGCCGGCGGCGTTGCCACCTTTGCCGGGCTGCCATCACCGGCCGGAGCCCTCCTGGCCGGTACCGCCTGCGTCCTGATCGGGTCCGATCTCATTTCGGGGGCAATCGTTCTCACCACCGCCTTGCTGATGGTCTCGAGAATTCCTTACGCCCATTTCGGTCGCGCCATCCTGCCGAGAATCCCGCGCGTGGTGAAGGTTCTCACCCTGGGGGGGTTCCTCTTCCTGCTCGCCCTCGGCTTCCGCCACGATGAGTACACCGCACCCCTTTTGATCGTCCTCTGCGCCGCCCTGGTCTACCTTGCTTCCCCCCTCTTCTGGAAACCCCGCGCCTGA
- the rimI gene encoding ribosomal protein S18-alanine N-acetyltransferase produces MAEVPSPSEIRPATAADLPAILAVEQSCYSQPWSEVQFRDELGTPHAHLDLLLIDGDLAGYHCWWLLCGELHVLNLATAPCFRRRGVAAALLEEALRQGAAVGMERALLEVRAGNDGAIRLYRRFGFVESGRRKGYYPDGEDALLMEKASGSRSTGRLG; encoded by the coding sequence ATGGCGGAAGTGCCCAGCCCATCGGAAATCCGCCCGGCCACCGCCGCCGATCTTCCGGCCATCCTGGCGGTGGAGCAAAGCTGCTATTCGCAGCCGTGGAGCGAGGTCCAGTTCCGGGACGAGCTCGGTACTCCCCACGCCCACCTCGATTTGCTGCTGATCGACGGAGACTTGGCCGGTTACCACTGCTGGTGGCTGTTGTGTGGTGAACTCCACGTTCTTAACCTCGCCACCGCCCCCTGCTTCCGGCGGCGCGGGGTCGCCGCCGCGCTCCTCGAGGAGGCCCTGCGGCAGGGCGCGGCTGTCGGAATGGAGCGGGCCCTGCTGGAGGTGCGGGCCGGTAACGACGGAGCCATCCGCCTCTACCGCCGGTTCGGGTTTGTCGAGAGCGGGAGGCGGAAGGGGTATTACCCCGACGGCGAGGACGCCCTGCTGATGGAGAAGGCGAGCGGGTCCAGATCAACAGGTAGGTTGGGTTGA
- the rpmB gene encoding 50S ribosomal protein L28 produces the protein MSRICEICGKKPTTGNNVSHAHNKTRKVWYPNLQKVKAIDKGTVRSIKVCTRCLRAGAVTKAV, from the coding sequence ATGTCCCGTATTTGTGAAATCTGCGGAAAAAAACCGACGACTGGCAACAACGTCAGTCATGCCCATAACAAAACCCGCAAGGTCTGGTATCCCAACCTGCAAAAGGTCAAGGCGATCGACAAGGGAACCGTCCGTTCGATCAAGGTCTGCACCCGCTGCCTGCGTGCCGGCGCCGTGACCAAGGCGGTCTGA